The proteins below are encoded in one region of Maribacter aestuarii:
- a CDS encoding FAD-binding oxidoreductase translates to MSHKVKIQEIGFITHNVLQIQAQKPADYNFTPGQATEVALDKEGWRDKKRPFTFTSLPGDGYLQFTIKVYPKHDGVTDMLQTLEQGDNLLLEDPWGAISYQGPGVFIAGGAGVTPFVAIIKELAQKNELSGIKLLFGNKRERDIILQSQFERWLGKDFINILSDEHSSKFPHGHIDKEFLKEHIDNTDSKFYLCGPPPMMKSLQADLQELGISKGQLVAEDLS, encoded by the coding sequence ATGTCACATAAAGTAAAGATTCAAGAGATAGGTTTTATCACCCATAATGTTCTGCAAATACAAGCACAAAAACCAGCAGATTATAATTTTACTCCGGGACAAGCTACTGAGGTAGCTTTAGACAAAGAAGGATGGCGCGATAAAAAACGACCATTTACTTTTACAAGTCTACCTGGAGACGGTTATTTGCAGTTTACTATAAAAGTCTACCCCAAACATGATGGTGTAACGGATATGCTCCAAACTTTGGAACAGGGCGATAATTTACTATTGGAAGACCCTTGGGGCGCTATATCGTACCAAGGTCCTGGTGTTTTTATAGCAGGTGGTGCAGGAGTAACTCCTTTTGTAGCCATAATTAAAGAATTAGCACAGAAAAATGAATTGTCCGGAATTAAATTGCTTTTCGGGAACAAGAGGGAACGTGATATCATCTTACAGTCCCAGTTTGAAAGGTGGTTGGGAAAGGATTTCATTAATATTCTATCCGATGAGCACAGTAGCAAATTTCCTCATGGTCATATTGACAAAGAATTTTTAAAAGAACACATAGATAATACAGATAGTAAATTTTATCTTTGTGGGCCACCGCCTATGATGAAATCGTTACAAGCCGATCTTCAGGAATTGGGTATTTCCAAAGGACAATTAGTAGCTGAAGATTTATCCTGA